A genome region from Manihot esculenta cultivar AM560-2 chromosome 5, M.esculenta_v8, whole genome shotgun sequence includes the following:
- the LOC110614776 gene encoding 3-ketoacyl-CoA synthase 4 codes for MDSGGEIRIHQSRRLPDFLQSVNLKYVKLGYHYLISNLLTLCFIPLIIVTSIEASQMNLDDLRQLWLHLQYNLVSIIICSTFLVFGLTVFIMTRPRPVYLIDYACFRAPDHLKAPFHRFMEHSRLTGDFDDSSLEFQRKILERSGLGEETYVPEAMHYIPPRPSMAAAREEAEQVMFGALDNLFANTNVNPKNIGILVVNCSLFNPTPSLSAMIVNKYKLRGNIRSFNLGGMGCSAGVIAVDLAKDLLQVHRNTCAVVVSTENITQNWYFGNKKSMLIPNCLFRVGGSAVLLSNKSGDKKRAKYKLVHIVRTHRGADDKAFRCVYQEQDDAGKTGVSLSKDLMAIAGEALKANITTLGPLVLPISEQLLFFATLVVKKLFNKKAKPYIPDFKLAFDHFCIHAGGRAVIDELEKNLQLLPVHVEASRMSLHRFGNTSSSSIWYELAYVEAKRRMRKGNRVWQIAFGSGFKCNSAVWEALRNVKPSHNSPWEDCIDKYPVKLVV; via the coding sequence ATGGACTCCGGCGGCGAAATCCGGATCCACCAATCCCGACGGCTTCCAGATTTCTTGCAGAGTGTGAATCTCAAGTATGTCAAACTAGGCTACCACTACCTAATCTCTAATCTATTGACCTTGTGTTTCATTCCCTTGATTATAGTTACCTCAATCGAAGCCTCCCAAATGAATCTCGACGATCTCCGTCAACTCTGGCTCCACCTTCAGTACAATCTCGTTAGCATCATTATCTGCTCTACTTTTCTCGTTTTCGGTTTAACCGTTTTCATTATGACCCGACCCAGACCCGTTTATTTGATCGATTATGCTTGTTTTCGTGCCCCTGATCATCTCAAGGCCCCATTTCACCGCTTCATGGAGCACTCCAGGCTCACTGGAGACTTTGACGACTCCTCGCTTGAGTTCCAGCGTAAGATTTTGGAGCGTTCTGGCCTTGGAGAGGAGACTTATGTTCCTGAAGCTATGCATTACATTCCTCCGAGGCCGTCCATGGCCGCCGCCAGGGAGGAGGCTGAGCAGGTCATGTTTGGCGCTTTGGATAATCTGTTTGCTAACACTAATGTGAATCCTAAGAATATTGGCATTCTTGTTGTGAATTGTAGTTTGTTTAACCCAACACCATCGCTTTCCGCTATGATTGTGAATAAGTATAAATTGAGGGGTAATATTAGGAGTTTCAATCTAGGAGGAATGGGTTGTAGTGCTGGAGTTATTGCAGTGGATCTCGCTAAAGATTTGTTGCAAGTTCATAGGAATACTTGTGCAGTTGTTGTCAGTACTGAGAATATTACCCAGAATTGGTATTTTGGAAATAAGAAGTCTATGTTGATACCCAATTGCTTGTTTCGAGTTGGGGGTTCTGCGGTTTTGCTTTCTAATAAATCTGGTGATAAAAAGCGCGCCAAGTATAAGCTTGTTCATATTGTGAGGACTCATCGTGGGGCAGATGACAAGGCGTTTCGATGTGTGTATCAAGAACAGGATGATGCAGGGAAGACTGGTGTTTCATTGTCAAAAGATTTGATGGCAATCGCCGGTGAGGCTTTAAAAGCCAACATTACTACCTTGGGGCCTCTGGTGCTTCCAATTAGCGAGCAGCTTTTGTTTTTTGCAACTCTGGTGGTTAAGAAGTTGTTTAATAAAAAGGCGAAGCCTTATATTCCGGATTTCAAGCTGGCATTTGATCATTTTTGTATACATGCTGGAGGGAGGGCTGTGATTGATGAGTTAGAGAAGAATTTGCAACTCCTGCCTGTACATGTGGAGGCGTCTAGGATGTCACTTCACCGCTTTGGGAATACTTCATCAAGTTCAATTTGGTACGAGTTGGCCTATGTTGAGGCCAAAAGAAGGATGCGAAAGGGCAACCGTGTGTGGCAGATTGCATTTGGAAGTGGCTTCAAATGTAATAGTGCAGTGTGGGAGGCACTCCGAAATGTGAAGCCATCTCACAACAGTCCTTGGGAAGACTGTATAGATAAGTATCCTGTGAAACTAGTTGTTTAA